One window from the genome of Hyalangium ruber encodes:
- a CDS encoding OmpA family protein, which yields MPSRNRSPRAWLLALAALLWGTAALAQSQGVLPSFELERLELNPGGMGSLLVGTGELLPDGDYRLSLTSHYESNPLVLFRNGSRLGAMVGYRATAHLGAAYGLWDRFEFAAQIPVVLSQRGDDLTPYGAGIPRRGLSLGTPMLAARVKLLSEADSDTVDLAFGVQGSPRLGSNQALAREMRVAPTVMVGRRLTDSLRGAFSAGVMWRPRVVLTPDENIQDELGHELRLGAVLASMGRRLRGELAVTGSIPFRREGYSFETMGGARLPLTPAVEAYAMAGLGFGSAPGTPDYRVLLGVAFGRSVPACGPGGENDPRVCPEMDGDGDGVANGDDTCPTEKGLVDAGGCVPKDWEGPVLAEEPSDSLDGQEVTVAQGTDEPAVDTDGDSLLDSQDSCPDEVGPPDNMGCPVFTEPVVSLQKDRIKLTDTVHFDYDQATIQPRSYSLLDKVARILVTHPEIVRVTIEGHTSDEGTANYNRGLSQRRAEAVRDYLAGKGVTLERMEPKGFGEDRPVQSNATEAGRIANRRVEFITHQDGQ from the coding sequence CTCGCTCAGTCGCAGGGCGTCCTTCCCTCCTTCGAGCTGGAGCGCCTGGAGCTCAACCCGGGCGGCATGGGCTCGCTCCTGGTGGGGACGGGCGAGCTGCTGCCGGACGGCGACTACCGGCTCTCGCTCACCAGCCACTACGAGAGCAACCCGCTGGTGCTCTTCCGCAACGGCTCGCGGCTGGGGGCCATGGTGGGCTACCGTGCCACGGCGCACCTGGGCGCCGCCTACGGACTCTGGGACCGGTTCGAGTTCGCGGCGCAGATCCCCGTGGTGCTCTCGCAGCGCGGGGACGATTTGACGCCGTACGGAGCCGGCATCCCCCGGCGAGGGCTGTCGCTGGGAACGCCCATGCTGGCGGCGCGCGTGAAGCTGCTCTCGGAGGCGGACAGCGACACGGTGGACCTCGCCTTCGGGGTGCAGGGCAGCCCCCGGCTGGGCAGCAATCAGGCCCTGGCGCGAGAGATGCGCGTGGCGCCCACCGTCATGGTGGGCCGGCGCCTCACGGACTCCCTGCGTGGCGCCTTCAGCGCGGGCGTCATGTGGCGGCCGCGCGTGGTGCTCACGCCGGACGAGAACATCCAGGACGAGCTGGGCCACGAGCTGCGCCTGGGCGCGGTGTTGGCCAGCATGGGCCGGCGCCTGCGCGGAGAGCTGGCCGTCACCGGCTCCATCCCCTTCCGGCGCGAGGGCTACTCCTTCGAGACGATGGGCGGGGCGCGGCTGCCGCTGACTCCGGCGGTCGAGGCCTACGCGATGGCGGGCTTGGGCTTTGGCAGCGCGCCGGGCACGCCGGACTACCGCGTGCTGCTGGGCGTGGCGTTCGGCAGGAGCGTGCCGGCCTGTGGGCCCGGCGGAGAGAATGATCCGCGCGTGTGCCCGGAGATGGACGGCGACGGGGACGGCGTGGCCAACGGCGACGACACCTGTCCGACGGAGAAGGGCCTGGTGGACGCGGGCGGCTGCGTGCCCAAGGACTGGGAAGGCCCGGTGCTGGCCGAGGAGCCCTCGGACTCGCTCGATGGGCAGGAGGTGACCGTGGCCCAGGGCACCGACGAGCCGGCGGTGGATACGGATGGGGACAGCCTGCTGGACTCGCAGGACTCGTGCCCGGACGAGGTGGGCCCTCCGGACAACATGGGCTGCCCGGTGTTCACCGAGCCGGTGGTGTCGCTGCAGAAGGACCGCATCAAGCTCACCGACACGGTGCACTTCGACTACGACCAGGCCACGATTCAGCCCCGCTCCTACTCGCTGCTCGACAAGGTGGCGCGCATCCTCGTGACGCACCCGGAGATCGTCCGGGTGACCATCGAGGGCCACACTTCGGACGAGGGCACCGCGAACTACAACCGCGGCCTGTCGCAGCGTCGCGCGGAGGCGGTGCGCGACTACCTCGCCGGCAAGGGCGTGACGCTCGAGCGCATGGAGCCCAAGGGCTTCGGCGAAGACCGGCCGGTGCAGTCGAACGCCACCGAGGCGGGGCGCATCGCCAACCGCCGCGTGGAGTTCATCACCCACCAGGACGGGCAGTAG
- a CDS encoding thioredoxin family protein, producing MKSVLTALALTTVLGAAVPALAADAEVGKQAPAFTLKDEAGKEHSLEQYKGKLVVLEWTNPGCPFVQRHYKATTMSNTLKGFDANKVVWLAIDSTASNTPDKSAAWKKEKGFSYPVLQDPEGKVGHAYGAKTTPHMYVIDEKGVLRYAGAIDDDPRGKSDKAAVNHVKTTVDALLGGKAVPASTTEPYGCSVKYKS from the coding sequence ATGAAGTCTGTCCTCACCGCTCTCGCGCTCACCACAGTGCTGGGAGCCGCCGTTCCCGCGCTGGCCGCTGACGCCGAGGTGGGCAAGCAGGCCCCCGCTTTCACGCTCAAGGACGAGGCGGGCAAGGAGCACTCGCTGGAGCAGTACAAGGGCAAGCTCGTCGTGCTCGAGTGGACCAACCCGGGCTGCCCCTTCGTCCAGCGCCACTACAAGGCCACCACCATGTCGAACACCCTGAAGGGCTTCGACGCCAACAAGGTCGTGTGGCTCGCCATCGACTCCACCGCCAGCAACACCCCGGACAAGTCCGCCGCGTGGAAGAAGGAGAAGGGCTTCTCCTACCCCGTGCTCCAGGACCCCGAGGGCAAGGTCGGCCACGCGTATGGCGCGAAGACCACCCCGCACATGTACGTCATCGATGAGAAGGGCGTGCTGCGCTACGCGGGCGCCATCGACGATGATCCGCGCGGCAAGAGCGACAAGGCGGCCGTCAACCACGTGAAGACGACCGTGGACGCGCTGCTCGGAGGCAAGGCGGTGCCGGCCTCCACCACCGAGCCGTATGGCTGCTCCGTGAAGTACAAGAGCTGA
- a CDS encoding protein-disulfide reductase DsbD family protein: MKCHRSSRWGGVLLGLLLSAVAWAEVPSSAVAQGAPDEGNMRVEAALLVDASQVKPGDAFRVGVRFKMDPGWHIYWKNPGDAGLSTDVSWDTPGVTVGELRWPFPSTFRTSDGFIVTHGYKEEVLLFAEARASEQASGSLTLSAAVDALVCEVECIPAQMVLTRELPVGAQTVSDAAATASFDASQAKVPRTPEAAGLDVALALDVQSLKTGQPFTGRVTVSARNGQVPPGVETDFFVSERIPGIARMALTHEASGRFGLKGEAAPDVPEKEPRFKGVLRLGTAQAGYQALEVDLPLAAVEGAPVAAPVAKASPAAPVAGAPGSATVAAPVVPASSLSLGLAVLFAFLGGAILNLMPCVFPVLALKAYGFTRLAQEDRGRVGRHALAYTGGIVGSMLVLAVVVLAVRAGGTSVGWGFQFQEPLFVAAVCAVLVAFALNLFGVFHVGLDGTALAGKVDASHGVMRSVGEGVLAVVLATPCSAPLMGTAVGFAFAAGPATVLVIFTALGLGLALPFCVLVMVPGLSRRLPKPGAWMERAKQLLGFALLGTAVWLVWVVGGLAGVDGMARLLAFLVAVALGAWLYGLAQAAEGRRRWVNVALALAVLAGTGGMALRFDASAATARVSTVSAQPWDEAAVTAALQAGQPVFIDFTADWCLTCKFNERTVLSREDVRATFARHNVAFFVADWTRRDARISAQLAAHGRAGVPMYLVINPSAPDRPEVLPELLTADLVVQAVERASGLRADAT; this comes from the coding sequence ATGAAGTGTCATCGGTCATCGAGGTGGGGGGGAGTGCTCCTGGGGCTGCTGCTGTCGGCGGTGGCCTGGGCGGAGGTGCCTTCTTCCGCGGTGGCTCAGGGCGCGCCTGACGAGGGCAACATGCGCGTGGAGGCGGCGCTGCTCGTGGACGCCTCCCAGGTGAAGCCGGGAGACGCGTTCCGCGTGGGCGTGCGCTTCAAGATGGATCCCGGCTGGCACATCTACTGGAAGAACCCCGGAGACGCGGGCCTCTCCACCGACGTGTCGTGGGACACGCCCGGCGTCACCGTGGGCGAGCTGCGCTGGCCTTTCCCCTCCACGTTCCGCACCTCCGACGGCTTCATCGTCACCCACGGATATAAGGAGGAGGTGCTCCTGTTCGCCGAGGCGCGCGCCTCCGAGCAGGCCTCCGGGAGCCTCACGCTGTCGGCCGCCGTGGACGCGCTGGTGTGCGAGGTGGAGTGCATCCCCGCGCAGATGGTCCTCACGCGCGAGCTGCCCGTGGGCGCGCAGACCGTGAGCGACGCGGCGGCCACTGCCTCCTTCGATGCCTCCCAGGCGAAGGTGCCCCGGACGCCCGAAGCCGCGGGCCTCGACGTGGCGCTCGCGCTGGACGTGCAGAGTTTGAAGACCGGGCAACCCTTCACCGGTCGCGTCACGGTCTCGGCGCGGAACGGGCAGGTGCCTCCGGGTGTGGAGACGGACTTCTTCGTCTCCGAGCGCATCCCAGGCATCGCTCGCATGGCCCTCACGCACGAGGCCTCGGGCCGCTTCGGGCTGAAGGGAGAGGCCGCGCCCGACGTGCCCGAGAAGGAGCCGCGCTTCAAGGGCGTGCTGCGCCTGGGCACCGCACAGGCCGGCTATCAGGCGCTGGAGGTGGATCTTCCCCTGGCCGCCGTGGAGGGCGCACCGGTGGCCGCGCCCGTCGCGAAGGCCTCGCCGGCCGCTCCTGTCGCTGGGGCTCCCGGGTCCGCGACCGTGGCCGCTCCCGTGGTACCCGCGTCCTCGCTGTCCCTGGGGCTGGCGGTGCTGTTCGCTTTCCTGGGCGGGGCCATCCTCAACCTCATGCCGTGCGTCTTCCCCGTGCTGGCGCTCAAGGCGTACGGCTTCACCCGCCTGGCCCAGGAGGACCGAGGCCGCGTGGGGCGCCATGCCCTGGCGTACACCGGCGGAATCGTCGGGTCGATGCTGGTGCTGGCCGTCGTGGTGCTCGCGGTGCGCGCCGGTGGCACCAGCGTGGGTTGGGGCTTCCAGTTCCAGGAGCCCCTCTTCGTCGCCGCCGTGTGCGCGGTGCTGGTCGCCTTCGCGCTCAACCTCTTCGGCGTCTTCCACGTCGGGTTGGATGGCACGGCGCTGGCCGGCAAGGTGGACGCCTCGCACGGAGTCATGCGCAGCGTGGGCGAGGGCGTGCTCGCCGTGGTGCTCGCCACGCCGTGCTCCGCGCCGCTCATGGGCACCGCCGTGGGCTTCGCCTTCGCGGCTGGTCCCGCCACGGTGCTCGTCATCTTCACCGCGCTGGGCCTTGGGCTCGCGCTGCCCTTCTGCGTGCTGGTGATGGTGCCCGGGCTCTCCCGGCGCCTGCCCAAGCCGGGCGCGTGGATGGAGCGCGCCAAGCAGCTCCTGGGCTTCGCGCTGCTGGGCACCGCCGTGTGGCTGGTGTGGGTGGTGGGCGGGCTGGCCGGGGTGGATGGCATGGCGCGGCTGCTCGCGTTCCTCGTCGCCGTGGCGCTGGGGGCGTGGCTGTACGGGCTGGCGCAGGCCGCCGAGGGCCGTCGGCGGTGGGTGAACGTGGCGCTCGCGCTCGCGGTGCTGGCAGGGACCGGGGGCATGGCCCTGCGCTTCGATGCGTCGGCGGCGACGGCTCGCGTCTCCACCGTCTCCGCGCAGCCATGGGATGAGGCCGCCGTGACCGCGGCGCTCCAGGCTGGCCAGCCGGTCTTCATCGACTTCACCGCCGACTGGTGCCTCACCTGCAAGTTCAACGAGCGCACCGTGCTGTCGCGCGAGGACGTGCGCGCCACCTTCGCTCGCCACAACGTCGCCTTCTTCGTAGCGGACTGGACCCGCCGCGACGCGCGCATCTCCGCCCAGCTCGCCGCGCACGGCCGGGCCGGTGTGCCCATGTACCTTGTCATCAACCCCTCGGCTCCGGACCGCCCGGAGGTTCTTCCCGAGCTGCTCACCGCCGACCTCGTCGTCCAGGCCGTGGAGCGAGCCTCCGGGCTGCGCGCCGACGCCACCTGA
- a CDS encoding vWA domain-containing protein, whose translation MKQMAWAMERDTEHGREVHLLVTLEADADAPRAPVAVNLLIDRSASMRGAPLVAAVEAAQALVAQAGPRDYIGLLAFDGMSEQILPVRAMEPDAKAELAERLSSLETGSGTALHEAVDLGAAALRRVLVPGARPKLLLLTDGEPSVGPNAIVDFRQLGSKVAESGVSLHALGLGRHYMPEILEALTGPSGTGFTHADDAEALPTTVASMVTELFGEVASEARIHVLPSGFAELRCRHRYPARVEGDAMSVLLGAVSQACLRRALFSGRLSAAEWNLTVTSSFLENGDTRRPSVPVTRVLPDSPQGRMVRAVSVELDLVAAEGSAWKALSRRDVESAGRALNEAEAALHELVRLSAEEVPARRHLERLADLRLAVERRVAELPALMVRRAKAEGARTAVSQVIRIPINPKKKVEH comes from the coding sequence ATGAAGCAGATGGCCTGGGCGATGGAGCGTGACACGGAGCATGGCCGCGAGGTCCATCTGCTCGTCACCCTGGAGGCCGATGCGGACGCGCCCCGCGCTCCCGTCGCCGTCAATCTCCTCATCGATCGCAGCGCCTCCATGCGCGGCGCGCCCCTCGTCGCCGCCGTCGAGGCCGCCCAGGCCCTGGTCGCCCAGGCTGGCCCGCGCGACTACATCGGCCTGCTCGCCTTCGATGGCATGTCCGAGCAGATCCTCCCCGTGCGCGCCATGGAGCCCGACGCCAAGGCCGAGCTCGCCGAGCGCCTGTCCTCCCTGGAGACGGGCTCGGGCACCGCGCTCCATGAGGCCGTGGACCTGGGCGCCGCCGCCCTGCGCCGCGTGCTCGTCCCCGGCGCGCGCCCCAAGCTGCTGCTGCTCACCGATGGCGAGCCCTCCGTGGGCCCCAACGCCATCGTCGACTTCCGGCAGCTCGGCTCCAAGGTGGCCGAGTCCGGCGTCTCCCTGCACGCGCTCGGCCTGGGCCGCCACTACATGCCGGAGATTCTCGAGGCCCTCACCGGCCCCTCCGGCACCGGCTTCACCCACGCCGATGACGCCGAGGCCCTGCCCACCACCGTGGCCTCCATGGTGACCGAGCTCTTCGGCGAGGTGGCCTCCGAGGCCCGCATCCACGTGCTGCCCAGCGGCTTCGCCGAGCTGCGCTGCCGCCACCGCTACCCCGCCCGCGTCGAGGGCGATGCCATGAGCGTGCTGCTCGGCGCCGTCTCCCAGGCGTGTCTGCGCCGCGCGCTCTTCTCCGGGCGCCTGTCCGCCGCGGAGTGGAATCTCACCGTCACCTCCTCCTTCCTCGAGAACGGGGACACCCGCCGCCCCTCCGTGCCCGTGACCCGCGTGCTGCCCGACAGCCCCCAGGGCCGGATGGTGCGCGCGGTGAGCGTGGAGCTGGACCTCGTGGCCGCCGAGGGCTCCGCGTGGAAGGCGCTCTCCCGGCGCGATGTGGAGTCGGCGGGGCGCGCGCTCAATGAGGCCGAGGCCGCGCTGCACGAGCTGGTGCGTCTGTCCGCCGAAGAGGTGCCCGCGCGCCGCCACCTGGAGCGCCTGGCGGACCTGCGGCTCGCCGTGGAGCGCCGCGTGGCCGAGCTGCCCGCCCTCATGGTGCGCCGCGCGAAGGCCGAGGGCGCGCGCACCGCCGTGAGTCAGGTGATCCGCATCCCCATCAACCCCAAGAAGAAGGTGGAGCACTAG
- a CDS encoding (Fe-S)-binding protein encodes MSPIITGLLLVVAVSVFAITMSGRAGVLLAMKKENRLDHIPFRALQLLRFGLGQKRMVDPEEFTPGLMHVFIFAAFMVLALRTVMLFAMGFSETAFAVLTDLTDPFWTGKEPLLAVYRVYLLVKDVAATLAVLGVVYFAFLRAKVRPDRMTPSWEAYLILGFIGGLMVTEFLFGGSHMVAQHARDSAAGGFMWWEPTTSMFGLGMRALGETGAHYLGLAGFWIHLTIILTFLNFLPKGKHFHIITGLPNVFFQRTNPNGKLGTPNLEKEEFGTATVKDLTWKQGLDLYSCTECGRCQTHCPTYITGKPLTHKGVNQDLKHWLWDHEQWVEEGYSPGGHGVKEPLPEIVGSALKAETVWACTSCGWCETACPVFIENIPRLIDMRRYQVQVKAEFPPEIQRVFEGIERQGNPWGIGQDRRDEWAEDLALPTWGDGGGPYEYLFFVGCAGSYDDKQKKVSRALVKILREAGVSFATLSKQEMCNGETARRMGNEYLYQTMAKMNVESWNGLGVKAVITQCPHCFNTIKNEYPEFGGEYRVINHTQLINDLLKEKRIKLSAVMNSKLTYHDPCYLGRHNGVYDAPREVLKAIPGLEVVEMQRSKREGFCCGAGGGRMWMEEHIGTRINHNRINEASLTLKHAEDPSTPFPDAADKQKPGQVGDYKEKGGTGVVAVACPFCSTMLRDAVNDTGREEHIKVKDITELVADALVETKSGGPATVTPGPTVSAKPE; translated from the coding sequence ATGAGCCCCATCATCACTGGCCTGCTCCTCGTCGTCGCCGTCTCCGTCTTCGCCATCACCATGTCAGGTCGCGCCGGCGTCCTGCTCGCGATGAAGAAGGAGAACCGGCTCGACCACATTCCCTTCCGCGCCCTGCAGCTGTTGCGCTTCGGGCTCGGACAGAAGCGCATGGTGGACCCGGAGGAGTTCACGCCGGGCCTGATGCACGTCTTCATCTTCGCGGCGTTCATGGTGCTGGCGCTGCGCACCGTCATGCTGTTCGCCATGGGCTTCAGCGAGACGGCGTTCGCGGTGCTCACGGACCTGACGGACCCGTTCTGGACGGGCAAGGAGCCGCTGCTCGCCGTCTACCGCGTGTACCTGCTGGTGAAGGACGTGGCGGCGACGCTGGCGGTGCTGGGCGTGGTGTACTTCGCCTTCCTGCGAGCGAAGGTGCGGCCGGACCGCATGACGCCCTCCTGGGAGGCCTACCTCATCCTGGGCTTCATCGGCGGGCTGATGGTGACGGAGTTCCTGTTCGGCGGCAGCCACATGGTTGCGCAGCACGCGCGGGACAGCGCGGCGGGCGGCTTCATGTGGTGGGAGCCGACGACGAGCATGTTCGGCCTGGGAATGCGGGCGCTGGGAGAGACGGGCGCGCACTACCTGGGCCTGGCGGGCTTCTGGATCCACCTGACCATCATCCTCACGTTCCTGAACTTCCTGCCGAAGGGGAAGCACTTCCACATCATCACCGGCCTGCCGAACGTGTTCTTCCAGCGCACGAACCCGAACGGGAAGCTGGGCACGCCGAACCTGGAGAAGGAGGAGTTCGGCACGGCCACGGTGAAGGACCTGACGTGGAAGCAGGGCCTGGACCTGTACTCGTGTACGGAGTGCGGCCGGTGCCAGACGCACTGTCCCACGTACATCACCGGCAAGCCGCTGACGCACAAGGGCGTGAACCAGGACCTGAAGCACTGGCTCTGGGACCACGAGCAATGGGTCGAGGAGGGCTACAGCCCGGGCGGCCACGGGGTGAAGGAGCCGCTGCCGGAGATCGTCGGCAGCGCGCTGAAGGCGGAGACGGTGTGGGCCTGCACGAGCTGCGGCTGGTGCGAGACGGCGTGCCCGGTGTTCATCGAGAACATCCCGCGACTCATCGACATGCGCCGCTACCAGGTGCAGGTGAAGGCGGAGTTCCCGCCCGAGATTCAGCGCGTCTTCGAGGGCATCGAGCGGCAGGGCAACCCGTGGGGCATCGGCCAGGACCGGCGTGACGAGTGGGCGGAGGACCTGGCGCTGCCGACGTGGGGCGACGGGGGCGGTCCGTACGAGTACCTGTTCTTCGTGGGGTGCGCGGGCAGCTACGACGACAAGCAGAAGAAGGTGAGCCGGGCGCTGGTGAAGATTCTGCGCGAGGCGGGGGTGAGCTTCGCGACGCTGTCGAAGCAGGAGATGTGCAACGGCGAGACGGCGCGCCGCATGGGCAACGAGTACCTGTACCAGACGATGGCGAAGATGAACGTGGAGTCGTGGAACGGGCTGGGGGTGAAGGCGGTGATTACCCAGTGCCCGCACTGCTTCAACACCATCAAGAACGAGTACCCGGAGTTCGGAGGCGAGTACCGCGTCATCAACCACACGCAGCTCATCAACGACTTGTTGAAGGAGAAGCGCATCAAGCTGTCGGCGGTGATGAACTCGAAGCTGACGTACCACGACCCCTGCTACCTGGGCCGGCACAACGGCGTGTACGACGCGCCGCGCGAGGTGCTGAAGGCGATTCCGGGGCTGGAGGTGGTGGAGATGCAGCGCAGCAAGCGCGAGGGCTTCTGCTGCGGCGCGGGTGGCGGGCGCATGTGGATGGAGGAGCACATCGGCACGCGCATCAACCACAACCGCATCAACGAGGCGTCGCTGACGCTGAAGCACGCGGAGGACCCGAGCACGCCGTTCCCGGACGCGGCGGACAAGCAGAAGCCGGGACAGGTGGGCGACTACAAGGAGAAGGGCGGCACGGGCGTGGTGGCGGTGGCGTGCCCGTTCTGCTCGACGATGCTGCGCGACGCGGTGAACGACACGGGCCGCGAGGAGCACATCAAGGTGAAGGACATCACCGAGCTGGTGGCCGACGCGCTGGTGGAGACCAAGTCCGGCGGACCGGCCACGGTGACGCCGGGCCCGACGGTGAGCGCCAAGCCCGAGTAA
- a CDS encoding ankyrin repeat domain-containing protein codes for MSLFDAVMAGDEARVEELLAAGEDPNPLGDQGRTPLMVAAQHGHADIARALLAAGAEPILTDAMGETALMIAAAHGHAGVCKLLMPHASDDERDLAQRLLRDSGQSLLDLPRGPPDEGPAPSNTRRKLASAGAYVSSKLGDDGPTQRLARLLRSEKNRK; via the coding sequence ATGTCCCTCTTTGATGCCGTGATGGCCGGTGACGAGGCCCGCGTGGAGGAGCTGCTCGCCGCGGGTGAGGACCCCAACCCCCTGGGCGACCAGGGCCGCACGCCCCTCATGGTGGCCGCGCAGCATGGACACGCGGACATTGCCCGCGCGCTCCTGGCGGCGGGCGCCGAGCCGATCCTCACCGACGCCATGGGGGAGACGGCGCTGATGATCGCCGCCGCCCATGGCCACGCCGGGGTGTGCAAGCTGCTCATGCCCCACGCGAGCGACGACGAGCGCGACCTGGCGCAGCGGCTGTTGAGGGACTCGGGCCAGAGCCTCCTGGATCTTCCACGCGGCCCGCCGGACGAGGGCCCGGCACCGAGCAACACGCGCCGCAAGCTCGCCTCCGCGGGCGCGTATGTGTCCAGCAAGCTGGGCGATGACGGGCCGACCCAGCGGCTGGCCCGGCTGCTGCGCTCCGAGAAGAACCGGAAGTAG
- a CDS encoding TolB family protein yields MKRMWRIAGAMALASGLAACEPIEIDDGGGGGGGGNVLFTKGFVFLREDRNVYVVDDRGDANSPKRLTTGGGALHPAVSANGRSVVYVQQTGTSFELRTVPTDASTQPSTVFASGGTVCSRCTNFRFPTFNPAGNVIVFAFNHGSDNFSLGRVNSDGSNFQQLTNNPALSYGAPSFFPDGQSVLTPAGNTSSDLRLLERVTLTGTSTSVTNNLGNEVQAVITRAVVSPDGRQVALDGRLGSGGTRIFVGGLNPFTSPTQITDHPGEPGAQDSFPSWVGSTQVGFLSNAGGTQSIYRVSLGSSTLGPGTLLVPTASEPSYGGT; encoded by the coding sequence ATGAAGCGCATGTGGCGGATTGCTGGTGCGATGGCGCTGGCCTCGGGCCTCGCGGCGTGCGAGCCCATTGAGATCGACGATGGCGGCGGCGGTGGCGGTGGCGGAAACGTGCTGTTCACCAAGGGCTTCGTCTTCCTTCGCGAGGACCGCAACGTCTACGTGGTGGACGACCGCGGAGATGCCAACAGCCCCAAGCGGCTCACCACGGGAGGCGGGGCCTTGCACCCCGCCGTCTCGGCCAACGGACGCAGCGTCGTCTACGTCCAGCAGACCGGAACGAGCTTCGAGCTGCGCACGGTCCCCACGGATGCCAGCACCCAGCCCTCCACCGTGTTCGCCTCCGGTGGCACCGTGTGCTCGCGTTGCACCAACTTCCGCTTTCCCACCTTCAACCCCGCCGGCAACGTCATCGTCTTCGCCTTCAACCACGGCTCGGACAACTTCTCGCTCGGCCGGGTGAACTCGGACGGCAGCAACTTCCAGCAGCTCACCAACAACCCCGCCCTCTCCTACGGCGCGCCCTCCTTCTTCCCGGATGGGCAGAGCGTGCTCACGCCTGCGGGCAACACCAGCTCGGACCTGCGCCTGCTGGAGCGGGTGACCCTCACCGGCACCAGCACCTCCGTCACCAACAACCTGGGCAACGAGGTGCAGGCGGTGATTACCCGAGCGGTGGTGTCGCCCGATGGCCGGCAGGTGGCGTTGGATGGGCGCCTGGGCTCGGGAGGCACCCGCATCTTCGTGGGCGGGCTCAATCCGTTCACTTCGCCCACGCAGATCACCGACCACCCCGGCGAGCCGGGCGCCCAGGACAGCTTCCCGAGCTGGGTGGGCTCCACCCAGGTGGGCTTCCTCTCCAACGCGGGCGGCACCCAGAGCATCTACCGCGTCAGCCTGGGCTCCTCCACCCTGGGGCCGGGCACGTTGCTGGTGCCCACCGCCTCCGAGCCCTCCTACGGGGGCACCTGA
- a CDS encoding non-proteolytic archaemetzincin-like protein, with amino-acid sequence MPQQRELLLVSVGGPAPTLLKELEEPLATHMGVHAVVSRTALQRPDYAFNKSRAQYHSNAIMRRLVTLMEPAHSMVLGVTDVDLFVPDSAFVLGEADRESRSAVVSVARLRQGVEADQLRRRVQVEAVHQAGHLLGLSYCEDPRCVMFFAQSPLDCDRKQLNPCNICRNELAKLNR; translated from the coding sequence ATGCCGCAGCAGAGGGAACTGCTTCTGGTCTCCGTGGGAGGCCCGGCTCCCACCCTGTTGAAAGAGCTCGAGGAGCCGCTGGCCACGCACATGGGCGTGCATGCGGTGGTATCCCGCACGGCCCTGCAGCGTCCCGACTACGCCTTCAACAAGAGCCGCGCGCAGTACCACAGCAACGCCATCATGCGGCGGCTGGTGACGCTCATGGAGCCCGCGCACTCCATGGTCCTGGGCGTGACGGACGTGGACCTGTTCGTGCCGGACTCGGCCTTCGTCCTCGGTGAGGCGGACCGCGAATCCCGGAGCGCCGTGGTGAGCGTGGCCCGGCTGCGTCAGGGGGTGGAGGCGGACCAGCTGCGCCGCCGCGTGCAGGTGGAGGCCGTACACCAGGCCGGACACCTGCTGGGGCTGTCCTACTGCGAGGACCCGCGCTGCGTGATGTTCTTCGCCCAGTCGCCCCTGGACTGTGACCGCAAGCAACTGAATCCCTGCAACATCTGCCGCAACGAGCTGGCGAAGCTCAACCGGTAG